The DNA sequence TGAAGATGAAAATGAAACACAGGCTGTCATAACTGCTCCAACAAGAGAGCTAGCCTCACAACTGTATTATGAGCTAAATAAGCTTACGAGTCATGCTGAGAAGACAATTGAATCACAGCTTGTAGTTGGTGGAACAGATCGGTTACGAATGATGGAGAAATTAAAGAACAAGCCGCATGTGATCGTTGGTACTCCTGGAAGAGTTGCTGATATGATTGATAAACAGGCTTTGAATGTTAGAGAAGTTAACGTGCTGGTCGTAGATGAAGCTGATCAAATGCTTGACATGGGGTTTATAGAAGAGGTTGATCGTGCTGCTAGTCGTATGGGAGATGACCTCCAAATGTTAGTTTTTTCTGCTACCATTCCAGAGAAATTAAAGCCTTTTTTACGTAAGTATATGAAAAATCCAAAGCATGTTGAAGTACAGCCGAAAGATGTTTCGCCGAAGAAAATAAAGCATTGGCTTATCCCTGATCGAGATCGCGATCGTAAAGAGATTATTGTAGATGTATCTAAAAAACTTAATCCTTATTTAGCTGTTATTTTTACAAATAAAAAGGAAACAGCTGATGAAGTGTATGAAGAGCTGCTCAATCAAGGCCTAAATGTAGATATCATGCACGGAGGTATTTCTCCACGCCAACGAAAAAAAGTCATGAAAAAGCTACAAGATGCTGAAATACAATTTTTAGTAGCAACGGACTTAGTTGCAAGAGGAATTGATGTAGAAGGAATTAGTCATATTATAAACTTTGAGATACCTACAGAGTTGGAATATTATATCCATCGTGTAGGAAGAACGGCTCGTGCAGGATGGGATGGCATTGCTGTAACGATATACGGAAGGAACGAACAACAAAGTATATCTAAGCTTGAGAAGCAAGGAATTCGTTTTCAATATCGAGAGTTAAAAAAGGGTGAGTGGGTGGATATTGATAAACGAAGTAGACCACAGATGGCAGAATCTCCATCTCAAGGAACAAAAAAGGCACCAAAGACAGGGACGAAGGCGAAAGCAAAACCAAAAAGTGTTAAGCCGGGTTATAAGAAGAAAGCTAGGTATAAAAAGGCACAGGAAGAAAAACGACAACGCCGAATCGAAAGCAAGCGAAGAAAATAAAAATAGATTGAGTAACTGGGAGAGGATATAAATGTTATTAGGGTCACACGTTTCAATGAGTGGGAAAAAAATGCTCCTAGCAGCAAGTGAGGAGGCGACATCCTATGGCGCAACTACTTTTATGATTTATACAGGAGCTCCACAAAACACGAGACGAAAAGCAATTGAAGATTTGAATATTGAATTAGGGATTAAGCATATGCAAGAGAATGGAATAACGAATATCGTAGTCCATGCACCTTATATTATTAATATCGCCAACACTCAAAAACCAGAAACTTTTGAACTAGGAGTTAATTTCTTAAGAAGCGAAATTGAGAGAACAGAAGCGCTTGGTGCAGCTCAAATTGTGTTACACCCAGGTGCGCACGTTGGTGCAGGAGCAGATGAAGGAATTAAGAAAATAATTGAAGGCTTAAATGAGGTTATTATTCCTGGGCAGAATGTTCAAATAGCTTTAGAAACGATGGCAGGAAAAGGGTCTGAATGTGGTAGATCATTTGAAGAGTTAGCAAAAATTATTGATGGAGTTACACATAACGAGCATTTATCGGTTTGTTTTGATACATGCCACGTTCATGATGCAGGTTATGATATCGTGAATGATTTAGATGGCGTTTTAAAGGAATTTGATACCATTGTAGGACTAGACAGAATTAAAGTGTTACATGTAAACGACAGTAAGAATGAGCGAGGTGCAAGGAAAGACCGCCACGAAAATATCGGCTTTGGACATATAGGATTTGATGCATTAGACAATATTTTATATCATGATGTGTTCCATCAAATACCAAAAATTTTAGAAACGCCTTATGTAGGAATCGATAAAAAAGATAAGAAAGCACCATACAAATTAGAAATTGAAATGATTAAAAATCGTGTGTTTGATGAAAGTTTAAAAGATAAATTGTTTGCCATAAAAGCTTAAATCGGTGAGCATATAATAAAAACGATTTTTAGCTAATTTATGAAAAAAAGTATAATAAGCTGAGTGTAGCATGATATAGTAAAATGCCCAGCACTGGCTAGACTCCCGCAAGCCCACTATAAAAACCCTTTATAGTGGGCTTTTTAGTAAATGCGGTCGTTCCACACATTGCATAAGGGAGAGTCAATAGGTAAATCGAGAGGCCACAAAAAAAGTATAAAGCAACTTTTTCAGTGGCCTTAGATTTAAGTTACGCGACTATGATAAACGGCTATGAAAGTTCATGATGAAATTTCTTAGTCTAGAGAATAATCTAAATATGATTCGTATGGTTTAAGTAATTGTCTAGCTTTTTTATACAATGCTGGATCTAACTGCTTTAGTTGGTTATTTACATTCAGTACTATGTTTTTATTTCCGATATCAAATGGTTGATCTTGCAGAATATTTAAAACAGCGGTTGCTTGTTTTACAGTTAATGAAATGTTGTTCTCTCTACCGAGTTTAATCAATTCTTTTACTGTTAAGTTTCGAATTTTTTGATTAACCATTTGCCGAACAATTGGATTCATAAAATGCCTCCTTCTATTTATGACACTTCTATTTATATTTATGAATATGGTTACCACTAATAGAACGTTACTCCATTAAAAGAAAAAGTGATTTAAATATTGACAAATGAGGTCAATAGGAATATAATAAATGGTAAGAAAAAGTTTACTTAGTGCAACTTTTTGGTTTTTAGGAAAGAAAGTCGAATCTATTCACAAAGATTGCCTATATGACATATAGTAAGTTGAATTCTATATACAACAATATTTTATATATATAAATAACTCAGACAGGAGGAGTCGCTTTATGGGTATAGGAGAAACAATTGATGTAAGTGAACTATCTGTACATTATCATGGAAACCTTGCATTAAAGAATGTCAGTTTCTCTGTTAATAAAGGCACAATAGTTGGCGTTATTGGACCGAATGGTGCGGGGAAATCAACGTTAATGAAAGCCATGCTTGGTCTTGAAAAGTGCAGTGGTAAAGTCACCTTCTTTAATAAGAAAGTGAAAACGATGAGGAAAAAAATAGCCTATGTTCCTCAACGGAGTGTAATTGATTGGGATTTTCCTGTAAGAGTTGAGGACGTCGTACTTATGGGGCGGTTCCCATTAATTCCATGGTTTCACATCACTTCAAAACAAGACCGTTTAATTGCTAGAAAAGCGCTAAGCGACGTCGGTATGTTAGAGTTTTCAAAAAGGCAAATTGGAGAATTATCTGGTGGTCAGCAGCAAAGGGTGTTTATTGCAAGAGCATTGGCACAACAAGCAGAATTCTTTTTCCTAGATGAACCATTCGTAGGCATCGATGTAAAATCAGAAGAGATTATTGTTGATATACTGCATCGACTTAGAAACGAAGGGAAAACTATTTTTGTCATCCATCATGATTTGAGTAAAGTGGAGAAATACTTCGATCAACTAGTTTTGTTAAATCAAGAGTTAATTCATGCAGGTGAGGTAGACGAAGTTTATAATACTGAAAATATAAAGCGCGCTTATCAAGGCAACGCGGCACTCATTCAAGATGGAAAAGAGATGGTGGTGGTCAACCCATGATCGATAACATCTCTATGTTTATAGATCAGTTAACGCGGTATCAATATTTACAAAATGCATTAACGGCTGCAATATTAGTTGGAATTATATGCGGTATAATTGGTTGTTTTATTATTATGCGTGGAATGGCACTTATGGGAGATGCGATTTCCCATGCAGTTCTTCCAGGTGTTGTTGTTGCATATATGATTGGTATAAGTTTTTTTATTGGTGCAATTGTAACTGGTGTTTTAACAGCATTAGCAATTGGTTATATTTCTCAAAATAGTAGAATCAAAGAGGATTCTGCGATTGGAATCATGTTTACTGCTATGTTTGCATTAGGGGTAGTAATGATAACGGGTCTTCAAGGAACGAGTGTAGATTTGTGGCATATTCTGTTCGGTAATGTGCTAGCTGTTTCTCCAATGGATTTAACAATTACGCGCTGGATTGGAATATTTGTCATTATTACAGTAATCCTTTTTTATCGACCATTATTATTAAGTACTTTTGATGAAACGATGGCTAAAGCATCTGGTTTACCTGTCAAATTTATTCATTATATGCTCATGCTCTTACTTTCACTTGTAACGGTTGCTTCACTTCAGACTGTAGGTATTATTTTAGTGGTTGCGATGCTAATTACACCAGGGGCAACCGCATATTTACTGACCGAAAGGTTCTCTTTTATGATCATCATAGCGGCGTTCATTGGCATTATCTCTGCAATCGCAGGACTGTTTTTCTCAGTAATATATGATGTTTCATCTGGTGCATCTATCGTTTTAGTAGCTTCTGTTTTATTTTTATTGGCATTTTTCTTTTCACCAAAGCAGGGCATCATTCCTAGAATGTTTCGTAAACCTGCATAGACAACTGATTATTTCAAATAAAAGACTAATACCTAGCTTGTGAGGGCGAGGTATTAGTCTTTTCTTAAAAGATAAGTATAAAACTAGGCAGTCGAATTCGTGCTAAACCTATGTCATCTTTTTTTGGCACTATAATAAAAAAATTGCTGACTTTGTATCGTTTTTTCATTGGGTAGCACATCTTTATATACATATTCACCACTAGATGTTTGAATTCTAGATTTGACATTATCCTTTAGCATGATGCTTAATATATTTATCACCCTTGCTTTTATCGTTTGATTATGAATAGGAAATAATATTTCAATCCTTTTTTCCATATTTCTTGTCATCCAATCAGCCGACGATAAATATATATTTTCTTTTCCGTTACCATAGAAGTAAAAGATGCGACTATGCTCTAAGAAGCGGTCAACAATGCTTTGTACAGTTATATTTTCACTTACTCCCTTAATTCCTGGCTTTAAACAACATATACCTCTAATAATAAGTTCAATCTTTACTCCAGCACAGCTTGCTTCATATAGCTTAGAGATAATCGTTTTATCAGATAATGAATTCATTTTTGCAATGATTTTCCCATTACTATATTTCTTGGCATGTTTTATTTCTTCATCAATGAGTTGCAAAAAATGCTTTCTCATATCTGTTGGGGCTGTGGAAATTTCGTGCCAAATCGGTTTATTAGAAAAACCACTTAAATAATTAAAAAAGTTTGTAGCGTCAATACCAAAAGATTCTTTTGAGGTGAGTAAACCCATGTCTGTATAAAATTTTGCAGTAATATCGTTGTAATTTCCAGTACCTAAATGAACAAAACGTTGAATCTTCTCACCATTTTTCCGCACAATTAATGTGATTTTACTATGTGTTTTTAACCCTGATATTCCGTAAATAACATGCACGCCAGCTTTCTCCAACTTTTTTGCCCATTGAATATTGTTTTCTTCATCAAAACGAGCTTTCAATTCAACAAGGACGGTTACTTGTTTACCTCGTTCGGCTGCACTTGCCAATGCTTGTATAATAGGTGAATCTCCACTTACACGATAAAGTGTTTGCTTAATAGCTAGTACATTTGGATCAATAGCTGCCTGTGTTAATAGATCTACGATAGGTTGAAATGATTCGTAAGGATGATGCAAAAAAATATCTTTTTTTGAAATGGCTTCAAATAAATTAGTTTCACCCATTAAATCAAGAGGGGGTTGTGGAATTACCGTCTCGTGAATGAGATCTTCACGTTTCTCTGATAACATACTATAAAATTGTGACAAAAAGGAATAATCAATAGGGCCATTTGATTCATATATATCTCCTTCATTCAGCTCTAAAACGTTCATTAAGAAAGATAATACATGTGGAGCCATTTTTCCTTTTTGCATTTCTAAACGTACAGCCGCTCCCCATTTACGTTTTTTTAATTCCTTTTCTATTACTTTTAGTAAATCACGTGCATCTTCTTCGTGGATTGTTAAATCAGCATTACGTGTGATTCTAAAGGGAGATACGGATGACACTTTATGTCCATCAAATAATTGGTATATAAAATGACTAATGACATCTTCGAGCAAAATATAACAATTATCCTTCGGGTGAATGGAAGGTAAAGAGATCAGTCTATTTAATACAGCAGGAACTTGTACAATTGCTAGCTTCGTATTAGTCAATGTATCTTCACTTGTTAAAGCGACAGCTAAATTTAAACTTTTATTTAATAGCATAGGAAAAGGACGATAGGCGTCAATAGCCATTGGTGTTAATATTGGTAAAATAAAGGTTGAGAAGTGTTCCTTCACAAAGTCATAGTGATCATGTGACAGTTCATTGATTTTTAATAATTCTATACCTTCTTCCTTTAAATGTGTTTTTATAGATTCTGTGAATAGTTCATCTTGTAATTGTGTTAAATGATGCGAGAGTTTGCTGATCTCCTGTAGTTGCTGTTTTGGTGTTAAGGCAGATTTGTTATCTTTTTCGTTGAACCCTGCCTTCTCCTGATCCTTTAATCCTCCCACTCTTACCATAAAGAATTCATCTAAATTCGTGGAAAATATAGAAATAAATTTTAATCTTTCTAACAATGGATTTCGTATGTCGATTGCTTCTTGTAAAACGCGCTTATTGAACGCGAGCCAACTCAACTCACGATTATTATAGTATGCAGGGTTGTTTAAGCTTTTTATTAATGGTTTCTCTTTATTTGTGCCCATTTAATTTTCTCCCCTTATATCTTAAATAAGCCACCTAATTATTTAATCTTTTGAAGACAAGTTCGATGTCTTTTTTAAAATATTTTTCTAAATGCTTTTTATTTTTCTGTGCTTGCACTTTTTCAAAATAAGGGTCGTTTTCATAATACATGATAAATAGCCATTTTTCCTTTTCGATAGCCACTTTAATCTCATGTATTACGTCACGCTTTGTCCTATTTAAGCTATAGCAAAACTTACATATTGCTCCTAATAGCTCGACATTCTTCATTTCCTCATCACTTAACATGTCATGATAGGCGTTTAAATAATGTTTTAGTTGTGATCGTGACTTAAAAGAAGCAATACAAGCTAACATTAAACGTTCTTTATGACTTAATCCATCAATGGATTGATTCGTCAATAAATAAAAAGTATGTTGACTTTTAGACTCAGGATGTATAGAAGCACCAATATAGAAAATTCTTGCAGCCCACTGCAATAACTTTCCGTATTTTTTTGGTATGAGACTATGTACATGAGCGTTTAATTCGTTTGCTACATAAGATGCGAGTATTGCTATACGTTTTTGATCTTTTATATTTAGATGATAGTCTAAGCTTAATTGATACAAACTTTCTTCTGGCACAAATGGGTATTGCGTTATTCCCATCGGTTTTAAGTAAATCTCTGAAAAAAGTCCATCCCTAAGCCCCTTGTTACTTACGATAAATGTGTTTGACTGTGCAATCGTTATTAGTGCCTCAATGGCAGTAATAGCAGGGATGATAATATCCGCTCTATCTTTAGAAAGCCCATCCACTTGCTGTCTTTCTTTTAAAGGTAACTTCTTTAGTGTGTTGTTCGTTTCTGCAACTTGCTGTTTTGTCATTTCATATTGGTGTAATCCAGCCAATGGATAGCCTAACTCATTTTGGTGAATTAATGCTAAATTTCGAGCAGTTCCTCCTATTCCGATTACTGGGACACGTCTATTTTTTATCCAAGATAGCGTGTTGTAATGTTTGTGTAGAAAAGCTAATAATTGTGCTTGCTCCGTGTCCGTTGGCGTATCACCTTCGATAAATTTCTTTAATGTAATGGCACCAAAAGGAAAGCTATGCGAATGAATTAATTTGCGATTTTCATAATAGGTTATTTCTGTGCTCCCACCGCCTATATCAATTGTCATCCCATCTTTTATATTAGTAGAGTTTGTAACGGCTAAGTAACCGTAATATGCCTCTTCTTCATCACTTAATACATCTATTAGAAAGTCACTGCTCTGATTTATTGCGCTTAATATTGCTTGTTGATTTGTAGCATTTCTAATAGCAGCGGTAGCCACACAGCGTTGAGTAGTTAAATCGTATTGGTTTGAAATGGTACTAAAGCGTTCGAGTGTATGTAGAATGACATCTATCCCGTCATCAACCATAGATCCTTTAGCATCTATGTATGAACTTAGCCGAGCAACAACCTTTAAATTTTGTATTTCCTTTATACAACCATCTTCATTGACTTCGTACACTACAAAACGAATGGAGTTTGATCCCATATCAATGATGCCAATTTGCTGTTTCATTGTTCTCACCCTTGTAGAATTTATAGTTGTTTAAATTTTTAAGTTTTTGATCTTTACTATTTCAATAGGAAGGCAATAAAAACCTTTTTCAATCCTAAAATACGTCGTATACGACTGATTTTATAGAGTAATCTCAGTTTACAAAACACATATGTGTAATGTATACTACGATGAGAAATTAAATCGTAATCATTCTTAAAAAATGTGTGTTCGGAGGTTATTATGAACGATAGACGAGACTTAGATGCATTAGAAATAAAGCATGTCTCTTTTTCATATGGTCAACAAAATGTACTAGAAGATATACATTTAAAAATCCCACAAGGTTCCTTTCTCGGATTGGTTGGACCTAATGGTTCAGGGAAGTCGACTTTAATAAAATGTATTCTTGGTTTACTTACCCCCGGAAAAGGAGAAATTAACATTTTCGGGACACCGATTAACAAGTTTCGCCATTGGGAAGAGGTGGGCTTTGTTTCACAAAAAGCAAACAGTTTTAATAGCGGTTTTCCTGCGACAGTCTTTGAAGTCGTGTCAATGGGTTTATACGGGAAAGTAGGTTTATTTCGCTTTTTGACAAAGAAGCATAAGGAAAAAGTAAAAGAAGCAATTTACCAAGTAGGAATGGAAAAATATATGTACCAAAATATTGGGCAATTATCAGGAGGACAGCAGCAAAGAGTATTTATTGCTAGAGCGTTAGTAAGTGATCCGAAGCTGCTTATATTAGATGAACCAACTGTAGGTGTGGATGCAAAGTCTGTTCAAAATTTCTATACGATGCTAAAAAGACTAAATGTGGAAAATAAAATGACATTGATTTTAGTCACTCATGATATTGGTGTTATGACAGAATATATAACAGATGTAGCGTGCTTGAATAAGTTTTTACATTTTCATGGTGGTACTTCTGAGTTTGAAGAAAGACAAGAGGACATTGTTTCCAATATGTATGGACATGATGTACAGGTCATTACACATAATCATCACCATCATCATCATGATGATAGGGGAGATATGCTATGATTTCTGTTTTCTTTCAGTATGATTTTCTGACATATTCTCTTTATACAGGTTTAATGATAGGTTTTATCGCTCCATTGATTGGTGTTTTTTTAGTAGTGAGGCGACTGGCCCTTATTTCCGATGCACTCTCTCATATCACACTTTCTGGTATTGCATTTAGCCTATTATTAGGACGCCATTTCCCGACTTTTGCTAGCTTAAATCCCTTATATATGGGGATGGCTTTTTCTGTGAGTGGTGCAATCCTTATGGAGCGTTTACGCAATGTATATCGTTATTATCAAGAACTTGTCATTCCAATCATACTATCATCAGGAATTGGTATTGGAGTTGTTTTTATATCGCTAGCAAATGGGTTTAATAACGATTTATTTACGTATTTATTTGGCAGCGTTGTAGCGATTAGGAAAACTGATTTGCAACTGATTTTTGCTATTACAGTCATTGTTATTATTTTATTTATATTATTTTATAAAGAGTTGTTTTATTTAAGCTTTGATGAAGAGCAAGCGGTTGTATCTGGAATACCTAAAAAAGCTTTACATTTCTTTTTCATAGTGATAGTTGCTTTAGTGATTTCTTCTTCAATGAGAATTGTAGGTATATTATTAGTATCATCGTTGATGACACTTCCAGTTGCTGCTGCGATGCGATGGGCAAGAGGGTTTAAGCAAATGTTCATTTATGCTATTTTGTTCGGGGAAGTGAGCGTTCTAATCGGATTATTTACTTCTTTTCATTTCGATTTAGCGCCTGGTGGCGTCATTGTAATGATTAATGTATGTATATTATTACTTTCTATCTTATTGACAAAAAAAAGAAATGTATCGTGAAAAGGTGAAATGATAAATGGAGATTTTACATCAATTAACATTTTTAGAACGTGGGATTTTCGCAGGCTTAATTATAGGATTTATATGCCCGTTAGTAGGGGCGTTCTTGCTCGTTAGAAGGGTAACGATTATCTCTGAAGCATTATCGCATATCACGTTAACAGGAATAACAGCAGGGGTTTTTATAAGTCAAACAGCTACGTGGCTTGCCTTTGTAAATCCTCTTTATTCAGGTTTATTTTTTTCGTTACTAGGTTCCATCTTAATAGAAAAGCTGAGACAAATTTATAAAGGCTTTCAAGAATTAGCTGTACCAATTATTTTGTCAACAGGTATTGGGTTGAGTGCTATATTAATTAGTTTGGCAAGCAGCAGTTACATGGAATGGTACACATATTTGTTTGGAAGTATCGTAACAGTGTCTTTATCAGATTTATATTTTATAATAGGAACAGGTATTGTCGCATGTTTCATTTTGTTTGCTTTTTATAAGGAACTTTTATCTATTTCATTTGATCAAGAATTTGCTAAAACTTCAGGAATAAAAGTGAAAAGATTAAATTTTCTTTTTTCTTTGCTGATTGCGATTGTGATATCTATGTCAATGAAGGTTGTTGGCATATTATTAGTTGGTGCTATGGTAACATTGCCGGTGGCTGCAAGTATTCAACTAGCAAAAAGTTTCAGGCAAGTGATTATACTCGGAATCCTTTTTGGTGAAGCTGCCATTATTGGTGGAATATTCTTTTCATATCAATTTAACATAGCCACTGGTGGTATGATTGTAGTAATTGGTATTTTTCTATTATTCATTGCAACAATAATTAAGCAAATGAAGAAAACAAAAATATTTACTGTGTACGAACGTTAATATTGGAGGGTGTGTGAAGAATGAATGTTGAAGATGCCTTAAAAAAACTGAAGGATGAAGGATATAAATATACAGATAAACGTCAAGATATGTTAGAGTTTTTTTCTGATGCAAAGCGCTACTTACCAGCAAAGGATGTTTTAGAATACTTGCAAGAGAAATATAAAGGTCTTAGTTTTGATACGATATATCGTAATTTATCTTTATTTGTTGAACTAGGTATTTTAGAAATGACAGAACTAGATGGTGAAAAAAAGTTTCGGTTTACTTGTGCAACAGATGATCACCACCACCATTTAATTTGCTTAGATTGTGGTAAAACGAAACATATTCATACTTGCCCAATGGAAACTGTTCCGTTTGGTAGCGAGGACTTTCAAGTAGTAGGTCATAAATTTGAAATATACGGTTATTGTAATACATGCCATGAAAATCGAGTGTAGTGGGAAAAATGGAGGCTTAACGATTGCCTATGGTGATTAAGCTAAACCCGACAATAAATTTTAAAACAAGTAAAAATAATTTCATTGCGAGGGTGATGCAAAAGGTGAGGATAACCTTTCGCATCACCCTTAAATAATATAATATGGATATATTTGCTTTTTCTTTGAGGGCGACTATGTACATTTTCTATGTGCAACAACGAATTCACTTGTTGGCGGGGGAAAAAATCTCCTTCATCAACTTAGGAACAACAGACCAGTTTTGTGCACGATAGACTTGTTTAGGGATATTTTCCTGATTGTATGGTGTGTCAATAAGAATAACCGGAATATCACAATGCTCCGCGATAAGACATGCGTTGTCGTGTTTATCTTCGAAAAAAATATCAATATTATGCTTTTTTATGGTGTCAAGTTTATCATGTTTTCCTAGAAGTTCAATATGATCATATGGTAAGTCATATTGATCAAACCACGTCTTTGTTAAGTTGTAATATGCCGGAGGACGTGCACTTATATAATATAATTCATTTGAAATATTCCAATTCTTGAGTGTATCCTCTACATGACTAGCCAGAACTGCTTCCTTATAAATGAAAGGTTCATGTATTTTCATCCACTCCAAAAATGCTTCTTTAGTTATTCCAAGAAATCCAGATAATTCATATTGCGTAATATCCTTTAGTGTTAAGCTTTTATTAAAATGTTTATTTAAATACGGAATAAAGGTTCCAGGGTCTGTAACGGTTCCATCTATGTCTATTCCAATTCTTAGTTTATTTGTTTTTTCCAATGTGTACACCTTCCTTTGCAATTAGAAATCATTGTCATCGATATTAACTTTTTATGATGGCATACTAATTGTACACGCTTTGGCAAAGGAGGTAAAAGGGTATGTCTCAGTTCGATCATAACAACAATCCAAAACCTAGGAATTTTCATGTCGTTAAAGACGAAAATGATGAAGTAAAAAGGTTTGAGCCCGAAAGAAATAGGGTGGACGATGACTACCGAGAGGAAACTGCTGCAGAGTATACTCCAAACCAAAATGTGTTTGGTAGAGCAGCAGAAGTAGAGGACACAGATGTAGAAGAGGGTGCAACAGAAGGTCGAGGAGTTGCAACATTTGCAGTTGCATTATCCATTGTATCTCTGTTGTTCTTACCAATTTTATTTGGCGCAGCAGGTTTAGTTCTTGGTTTTATGGCCGTCAATCGTGAACAAAAAGGTTTAGGTTATACAGCCATTGCTATTAGTGCGTTTTCCATTATAATGAGTGTCTTTTTTGCTCCATTTGTC is a window from the Evansella cellulosilytica DSM 2522 genome containing:
- a CDS encoding DEAD/DEAH box helicase, giving the protein MIKMNHNFERFELKPFLIEGLIAQNISLPTEIQERLIPAIKNGSDVIGQSQTGTGKTYAFLLPILDQINEDENETQAVITAPTRELASQLYYELNKLTSHAEKTIESQLVVGGTDRLRMMEKLKNKPHVIVGTPGRVADMIDKQALNVREVNVLVVDEADQMLDMGFIEEVDRAASRMGDDLQMLVFSATIPEKLKPFLRKYMKNPKHVEVQPKDVSPKKIKHWLIPDRDRDRKEIIVDVSKKLNPYLAVIFTNKKETADEVYEELLNQGLNVDIMHGGISPRQRKKVMKKLQDAEIQFLVATDLVARGIDVEGISHIINFEIPTELEYYIHRVGRTARAGWDGIAVTIYGRNEQQSISKLEKQGIRFQYRELKKGEWVDIDKRSRPQMAESPSQGTKKAPKTGTKAKAKPKSVKPGYKKKARYKKAQEEKRQRRIESKRRK
- a CDS encoding deoxyribonuclease IV, encoding MLLGSHVSMSGKKMLLAASEEATSYGATTFMIYTGAPQNTRRKAIEDLNIELGIKHMQENGITNIVVHAPYIINIANTQKPETFELGVNFLRSEIERTEALGAAQIVLHPGAHVGAGADEGIKKIIEGLNEVIIPGQNVQIALETMAGKGSECGRSFEELAKIIDGVTHNEHLSVCFDTCHVHDAGYDIVNDLDGVLKEFDTIVGLDRIKVLHVNDSKNERGARKDRHENIGFGHIGFDALDNILYHDVFHQIPKILETPYVGIDKKDKKAPYKLEIEMIKNRVFDESLKDKLFAIKA
- a CDS encoding DUF2624 family protein, producing the protein MNPIVRQMVNQKIRNLTVKELIKLGRENNISLTVKQATAVLNILQDQPFDIGNKNIVLNVNNQLKQLDPALYKKARQLLKPYESYLDYSLD
- a CDS encoding metal ABC transporter ATP-binding protein; this translates as MGIGETIDVSELSVHYHGNLALKNVSFSVNKGTIVGVIGPNGAGKSTLMKAMLGLEKCSGKVTFFNKKVKTMRKKIAYVPQRSVIDWDFPVRVEDVVLMGRFPLIPWFHITSKQDRLIARKALSDVGMLEFSKRQIGELSGGQQQRVFIARALAQQAEFFFLDEPFVGIDVKSEEIIVDILHRLRNEGKTIFVIHHDLSKVEKYFDQLVLLNQELIHAGEVDEVYNTENIKRAYQGNAALIQDGKEMVVVNP
- a CDS encoding metal ABC transporter permease encodes the protein MIDNISMFIDQLTRYQYLQNALTAAILVGIICGIIGCFIIMRGMALMGDAISHAVLPGVVVAYMIGISFFIGAIVTGVLTALAIGYISQNSRIKEDSAIGIMFTAMFALGVVMITGLQGTSVDLWHILFGNVLAVSPMDLTITRWIGIFVIITVILFYRPLLLSTFDETMAKASGLPVKFIHYMLMLLLSLVTVASLQTVGIILVVAMLITPGATAYLLTERFSFMIIIAAFIGIISAIAGLFFSVIYDVSSGASIVLVASVLFLLAFFFSPKQGIIPRMFRKPA
- a CDS encoding RNA degradosome polyphosphate kinase; protein product: MGTNKEKPLIKSLNNPAYYNNRELSWLAFNKRVLQEAIDIRNPLLERLKFISIFSTNLDEFFMVRVGGLKDQEKAGFNEKDNKSALTPKQQLQEISKLSHHLTQLQDELFTESIKTHLKEEGIELLKINELSHDHYDFVKEHFSTFILPILTPMAIDAYRPFPMLLNKSLNLAVALTSEDTLTNTKLAIVQVPAVLNRLISLPSIHPKDNCYILLEDVISHFIYQLFDGHKVSSVSPFRITRNADLTIHEEDARDLLKVIEKELKKRKWGAAVRLEMQKGKMAPHVLSFLMNVLELNEGDIYESNGPIDYSFLSQFYSMLSEKREDLIHETVIPQPPLDLMGETNLFEAISKKDIFLHHPYESFQPIVDLLTQAAIDPNVLAIKQTLYRVSGDSPIIQALASAAERGKQVTVLVELKARFDEENNIQWAKKLEKAGVHVIYGISGLKTHSKITLIVRKNGEKIQRFVHLGTGNYNDITAKFYTDMGLLTSKESFGIDATNFFNYLSGFSNKPIWHEISTAPTDMRKHFLQLIDEEIKHAKKYSNGKIIAKMNSLSDKTIISKLYEASCAGVKIELIIRGICCLKPGIKGVSENITVQSIVDRFLEHSRIFYFYGNGKENIYLSSADWMTRNMEKRIEILFPIHNQTIKARVINILSIMLKDNVKSRIQTSSGEYVYKDVLPNEKTIQSQQFFYYSAKKR
- a CDS encoding Ppx/GppA family phosphatase, which gives rise to MKQQIGIIDMGSNSIRFVVYEVNEDGCIKEIQNLKVVARLSSYIDAKGSMVDDGIDVILHTLERFSTISNQYDLTTQRCVATAAIRNATNQQAILSAINQSSDFLIDVLSDEEEAYYGYLAVTNSTNIKDGMTIDIGGGSTEITYYENRKLIHSHSFPFGAITLKKFIEGDTPTDTEQAQLLAFLHKHYNTLSWIKNRRVPVIGIGGTARNLALIHQNELGYPLAGLHQYEMTKQQVAETNNTLKKLPLKERQQVDGLSKDRADIIIPAITAIEALITIAQSNTFIVSNKGLRDGLFSEIYLKPMGITQYPFVPEESLYQLSLDYHLNIKDQKRIAILASYVANELNAHVHSLIPKKYGKLLQWAARIFYIGASIHPESKSQHTFYLLTNQSIDGLSHKERLMLACIASFKSRSQLKHYLNAYHDMLSDEEMKNVELLGAICKFCYSLNRTKRDVIHEIKVAIEKEKWLFIMYYENDPYFEKVQAQKNKKHLEKYFKKDIELVFKRLNN
- a CDS encoding metal ABC transporter ATP-binding protein, whose translation is MNDRRDLDALEIKHVSFSYGQQNVLEDIHLKIPQGSFLGLVGPNGSGKSTLIKCILGLLTPGKGEINIFGTPINKFRHWEEVGFVSQKANSFNSGFPATVFEVVSMGLYGKVGLFRFLTKKHKEKVKEAIYQVGMEKYMYQNIGQLSGGQQQRVFIARALVSDPKLLILDEPTVGVDAKSVQNFYTMLKRLNVENKMTLILVTHDIGVMTEYITDVACLNKFLHFHGGTSEFEERQEDIVSNMYGHDVQVITHNHHHHHHDDRGDML